A region from the Leishmania panamensis strain MHOM/PA/94/PSC-1 chromosome 20 sequence genome encodes:
- a CDS encoding hypothetical protein (TriTrypDB/GeneDB-style sysID: LpmP.20.1590), whose protein sequence is MDTETSSVEVSRDGQVTRQGESAFDEYDEISNVTVGTSSPLAHPSIKSPRSGSKSYLTMDPMASSLEGSSVPVNHEAPQQLALNNHNLHGFTRSVKTGGVPLRLDVIPDDAYVDYSTNFAKLNTKTTEAEKREDISVLTVAGRNLDPGDFGSDVADSVTHYSNTSLHGGEAFMEGNAWNIERASVDPQVGSPTRHYTDPLSTANLDQHLHELSRGPALLRVENIVAPSLHSLPQNRNTSMAMMLPETTVASLMVEPSEVDAMSTSEVISLTRIRSAKLTSLGDTMDDVWSTTSTRGLDTVHFGSGGARDETLHALSKENLRQLRHQLESGETPLRPEVLAGLSTMVQAITQTNSTKSVSSAVEPTMTAGRSKLVDSAACPGSSLQSFEGPRGPFLVSSANLTKDGDLSAMARMSFHSTPVDLPAREACGDRAINSPEYPNQNFLHSQHADISDGDVDEEGAVDEADVENEDEDDDALHEKTSTSDDSCEGQNESVFNMTEDDGVDDMADPAAMLRYMRELFKLVQEGRQDQSHLRQLVLEQRCVIQHLQSTVKDLESELWALKKH, encoded by the coding sequence ATGGACACAGAAACTTCATCAGTCGAGGTCTCGCGTGATGGACAAGTCACTCGCCAAGGTGAGTCTGCGTTCGATGAGTACGATGAGATCAGCAACGTGACTGTGGGCACAAGCAGTCCCTTAGCGCATCCAAGCATAAAGTCGCCGCGGTCTGGATCCAAGAGCTATCTGACGATGGATCCGATGGCGTCGTCGCTTGAGGGCAGCTCGGTTCCAGTCAATCATgaagcaccacagcagcttGCGCTAAATAATCACAACCTGCACGGCTTCACACGCAGCGTAAAGACCGGAGGGGTACCACTACGCCTGGACGTCATTCCAGATGACGCGTACGTTGACTACAGTACAAACTTTGCGAAGCTGAATACTAAAACGACGGAGGCAGAGAAACGTGAAGACATCTCGGTCTTGACCGTGGCCGGTCGCAACTTGGATCCAGGGGACTTTGGCAGCGACGTGGCCGACTCCGTGACGCATTATAGCAACACAAGCTTGCATGGTGGTGAGGCGTTCATGGAAGGAAACGCATGGAACATCGAGCGCGCCAGCGTTGATCCGCAGGTTGGCAGCCCCACGCGACATTACACCGATCCTCTAAGCACCGCTAATCTGGACCAGCACTTGCACGAACTGTCTCGTGGTCCTGCCCTGCTTAGGGTGGAGAACATCGTTGCCCCTAGTTTACACTCCCTTCCACAGAATCGCAACACGTCCATGGCAATGATGCTTCCAGAGACGACGGTAGCCAGTCTCATGGTCGAGCCCAGCGAGGTGGATGCCATGTCTACCTCTGAGGTGATTTCGCTGACACGCATTCGTTCTGCTAAGCTGACCTCCCTCGGCGATACCATGGACGACGTGTGGAGCACCACGTCTACTCGAGGTCTCGACACTGTGCACTTCGGCTCTGGTGGCGCGAGAGATGAGACGCTGCATGCCCTGTCCAAGGAGAACTTGCGGCAGCTACGGCACCAGCTGGAGAGCGGAGAGACACCACTGCGTCCGGAGGTGCTGGCAGGACTTAGTACCATGGTGCAGGCCATAACGCAGACAAACTCGACCAAGTCTGTCAGCAGCGCGGTTGAGCCAACCATGACAGCCGGGAGATCAAAGCTGGTGGACTCGGCAGCCTGCCCTGGGAGCTCTTTGCAGAGCTTTGAAGGACCCCGCGGCCCCTTTTTGGTTTCCTCAGCGAACCTCACCAAAGATGGTGATCTCAGTGCGATGGCCAGAATGTCGTTTCACAGTACCCCTGTCGATCTACCAGCGAGGGAAGCCTGCGGTGACCGTGCGATAAACTCACCTGAGTACCCGAACCAGAATTTTCTGCACTCACAGCACGCTGACATCAGCGATGGTGACGTGGATGAGGAGGGTGCGGTGGACGAAGCCGATGTGGAGAACGAGgatgaagacgacgacgcctTGCATGAGAAGACATCCACTAGCGACGACTCTTGCGAGGGTCAGAACGAAAGTGTCTTTAACATGACTGAGGACGATGGCGTCGACGACATGGCTGACCCGGCAGCCATGTTACGTTACATGCGAGAGCTGTTTAAGCTAGTCCAGGAGGGTCGCCAAGATCAGtcgcacctccgccagcttGTCCtggagcagcgctgcgtcaTTCAACACCTGCAGAGCACCGTCAAGGACCTTGAATCGGAGCTCTgggcgctgaagaagcaCTAG